Proteins co-encoded in one Anaerolineales bacterium genomic window:
- a CDS encoding inositol-3-phosphate synthase produces the protein MSESEKKVRVAIIGVGNCASSLVQGVEFYKNAADEERIPGLMHVNLGGYHIRDIQFTAAFDVVEGKVGKDLSEAVFAHPNNTIKFSDVPHTGVTVARGMTHDGLGLYLSKVVKKAPGPTADIVGILKDTKTDVVVSYLPVGSEMATKWYVEQVLEAGCAFVNCIPVFIASAPYWQKRFEERNLPIIGDDIKSQVGATITHRVLTSLFVDRGVIMDKTFQLNFGGNTDFLNMLERDRLESKKISKTNAVTSQLPYKIAEDNVHVGPSDYVPWLTDRKWCYIRMEGTTFGNVPLNLELKLEVWDSPNSAGVVIDAVRCAKLALDRGLKGSIAAPSSYFMKTPPTQYTDDKARQLTEDFIAGK, from the coding sequence ATGTCGGAATCCGAGAAGAAAGTCCGCGTGGCGATCATCGGGGTGGGCAATTGCGCTTCCTCGCTGGTCCAGGGCGTGGAATTCTACAAAAACGCCGCCGACGAGGAGCGCATCCCGGGGCTGATGCACGTCAACCTCGGCGGATACCACATCCGCGACATCCAATTCACCGCCGCCTTCGACGTGGTGGAGGGAAAAGTCGGAAAAGACCTGTCGGAAGCCGTTTTCGCGCATCCGAACAACACAATCAAGTTTTCCGACGTCCCGCACACCGGAGTCACCGTCGCGCGCGGCATGACCCACGACGGCCTCGGGCTTTACCTGTCGAAGGTCGTCAAGAAAGCGCCCGGCCCCACCGCCGACATCGTCGGGATCCTTAAGGACACCAAGACCGACGTGGTGGTGAGCTACCTGCCGGTCGGCTCGGAAATGGCCACCAAATGGTACGTCGAGCAGGTCCTCGAGGCCGGCTGCGCCTTCGTCAACTGCATCCCGGTCTTCATCGCCAGCGCCCCGTATTGGCAGAAGCGCTTCGAGGAGCGCAACCTTCCGATCATCGGCGACGACATCAAGAGCCAGGTCGGGGCGACCATCACCCACCGCGTGCTCACCTCGCTGTTCGTGGACCGCGGCGTGATCATGGACAAGACCTTCCAACTCAACTTCGGCGGCAACACCGATTTCCTCAACATGCTCGAGCGCGACCGGCTGGAATCCAAGAAAATCTCCAAGACCAACGCCGTCACCTCGCAGCTGCCCTACAAGATCGCCGAAGACAACGTCCACGTCGGCCCGAGCGATTACGTCCCGTGGCTGACCGACCGCAAATGGTGCTACATCCGCATGGAAGGGACCACCTTCGGCAACGTCCCGCTCAACCTCGAACTCAAACTGGAGGTGTGGGATTCCCCCAACTCGGCCGGCGTGGTGATCGACGCCGTGCGCTGCGCCAAACTCGCCCTCGACCGCGGGCTGAAGGGTTCGATCGCCGCCCCCTCCTCCTACTTCATGAAGACCCCCCCCACGCAGTATACCGACGACAAGGCGCGCCAGCTGACCGAGGACTTCATCGCGGGAAAGTAA